A single genomic interval of Musa acuminata AAA Group cultivar baxijiao chromosome BXJ3-4, Cavendish_Baxijiao_AAA, whole genome shotgun sequence harbors:
- the LOC135635867 gene encoding E3 ubiquitin-protein ligase ATL4-like codes for MDYGPSLPSPSPPLLLQPFPLAVEPNHLPSDTSSSSSLSFSPSLLIIAAILACVCVASVSIHLILRLLFSSRRSSSSSSSVAAASLLVSSRSTSASVTSTADPSSDPVKSALIDSLPIFNLSSSLAALPKSSPDCAVCLRPFGPDEDLRLLPACRHAFHSGCVEPWIRKSPSCPLCRAPVTLPPPPLPSVASHTPCEDPPMSRSFDVEIGSASSRAPGDVLSRRNPSLPTPQSSSSSSRHQTHSIGSSFDHMMNEEEEDVEAVVHRIPRRQDADSAASGPVAAGPSGEGSRGWLMDYVDRLSSSSFRFSGRWSHLYDDGGGRESAEPEGTARRETEEEEEDDGGGGLAALYMWVTGV; via the coding sequence ATGGACTACGGCCCCTCTTTGCCTTCTCCGTCACCGCCACTGCTTCTCCAACCCTTTCCATTGGCGGTGGAGCCCAACCACCTCCCATCTgacacttcctcctcctcctccctatcCTTCAGCCCGAGCCTCCTCATCATCGCCGCCATCCTCGCCTGCGTCTGCGTCGCCTCCGTGTCTATCCACCTCATCCTCCGACTCCTCTTCTCCTCCCGCCGctcctcctcttcgtcctccTCCGTCGCTGCGGCGTCGCTCCTCGTCAGCTCACGCTCTACCTCCGCCTCTGTCACGTCCACCGCTGACCCGAGCTCCGATCCAGTGAAGTCGGCGCTGATCGACTCCCTCCCCATCTTCAATCTCTCCTCCTCCCTCGCCGCCCTCCCCAAATCCTCGCCGGACTGCGCCGTATGCCTCCGGCCCTTCGGCCCCGATGAGGACCTACGCCTGCTTCCCGCCTGCCGCCACGCCTTCCATTCCGGCTGCGTCGAGCCCTGGATCCGGAAATCCCCTTCATGCCCTCTCTGCCGCGCACCAGTCACCCTCCCGCCGCCGCCTCTACCCTCGGTTGCGTCGCACACGCCCTGCGAGGACCCCCCCATGTCCCGAAGCTTCGACGTCGAGATCGGCAGCGCTAGCAGTCGGGCCCCGGGAGACGTCTTATCCCGGAGAAACCCGTCCCTTCCTACACcgcagtcgtcgtcgtcgtcgtcgcgccACCAAACACACTCGATCGGCTCGTCGTTCGACCACATGATgaacgaggaagaggaggacgtGGAGGCGGTAGTGCATCGGATACCTAGGCGACAGGACGCCGATTCCGCTGCCTCAGGGCCCGTGGCGGCGGGGCCGTCAGGCGAAGGGTCGAGGGGGTGGCTGATGGACTACGTGGACCGGCTCTCATCGTCTTCGTTCCGGTTCTCCGGTCGTTGGAGCCACCTCTACGACGACGGCGGCGGCCGGGAATCCGCGGAACCGGAGGGAACCGCGAGGCgggagacggaggaggaggaggaggacgacggcgGTGGCGGCCTGGCTGCTCTCTACATGTGGGTAACAGGGGTATAG